One segment of Treponema primitia ZAS-1 DNA contains the following:
- a CDS encoding FapA family protein, giving the protein MVDFVQLQHIMKEQLDQDRGISVIEAQGPTLEEAVAQAATLLNLPIRRIEYEISERGSTGIMGAGKKDWKIKAYRHYAREEESSEEDSFDSGFDFTAPVIEDKNGYVFVQLRHDGVYIKVSSPVGRGKKATPAQARVALGERGIKDFDQTVINEVLKNPSDEYVRVGDFEHKPSNDATMTVEIVEQDMKALLYVTPPGPGGCDVSMETYQTFLKNNKVYFGIDPDYLRDFADKPVYKEKVVIAEGLSPTNGRDAYLQYNFETNQSKVHIREGANGKVDFKDLKIIQNVVEAQPLAKKIPPEQGTPGRTVTGNPLPARDGKDMVLPLGKNVHVGDDKVTIIADMNGQVVEVNGKINVEPVYTVDGDVDLKTGNIIFLGTVIITGNVVDGFSVKAAGNIEVNGTVEKADLDAEGDIIVHQGVTGRGKEIIRAGKSLMARFIENTMIEAGDSVIASDGIINSRVDAGKRIICQGKRATIVGGRLRAGEEINAKVLGSPTAGTETICEVGVDPKTKELLSQLAEKKAALEKQFEDIKLNIQTLINIKQQRKSLPEDKEAYLQELDEKRVETITDIKKNTEDIEAAQDLLNNLQARGRVSASAKVYPGVRVMIKDAKEDVRTEYRAVTFVLEDGLVKITKYEEPDMDGMRGLDGN; this is encoded by the coding sequence ATGGTTGATTTTGTCCAGCTGCAGCATATTATGAAGGAACAGCTGGATCAGGACAGAGGTATCAGCGTCATTGAAGCCCAGGGACCCACCCTGGAAGAAGCGGTAGCCCAGGCGGCTACCCTGCTCAACCTCCCTATCAGACGGATTGAATACGAAATAAGTGAACGGGGTTCCACGGGCATTATGGGCGCCGGGAAAAAGGACTGGAAGATTAAGGCCTACCGGCATTATGCCCGGGAGGAGGAATCTTCCGAGGAAGATTCCTTTGACAGCGGTTTTGACTTTACTGCCCCCGTGATTGAGGATAAAAACGGCTATGTCTTTGTCCAGCTGCGCCATGACGGAGTGTATATCAAGGTTTCTTCTCCCGTAGGCCGCGGAAAGAAAGCTACCCCTGCCCAGGCGAGGGTTGCCCTGGGTGAGCGGGGTATAAAGGATTTTGACCAAACGGTGATAAACGAGGTCTTAAAAAACCCCAGTGATGAATATGTCCGGGTTGGGGACTTTGAGCATAAGCCCTCCAACGACGCTACCATGACCGTGGAGATTGTGGAGCAGGATATGAAGGCCCTGCTCTATGTAACGCCCCCGGGGCCCGGGGGCTGCGATGTTTCTATGGAAACCTATCAGACTTTTTTGAAGAACAACAAGGTTTATTTCGGAATTGATCCGGACTATCTGCGGGATTTTGCGGACAAGCCCGTTTATAAAGAGAAGGTGGTGATCGCCGAAGGACTCTCCCCGACTAACGGACGGGATGCTTATTTACAGTACAACTTCGAAACGAACCAGTCTAAGGTGCATATTAGGGAAGGTGCTAACGGAAAGGTCGATTTTAAGGACCTTAAGATCATCCAGAACGTGGTGGAGGCCCAACCCCTGGCAAAGAAGATACCCCCGGAACAGGGAACCCCCGGCAGGACCGTTACGGGGAATCCCCTGCCGGCCAGGGACGGTAAGGACATGGTCCTGCCCCTGGGAAAGAACGTCCATGTGGGAGATGACAAGGTTACCATCATCGCCGATATGAACGGCCAGGTGGTGGAGGTCAACGGAAAGATCAATGTGGAGCCCGTATACACCGTTGACGGCGATGTGGACCTTAAAACCGGAAACATCATCTTCCTTGGTACGGTGATAATTACCGGTAACGTGGTGGATGGTTTTTCCGTTAAGGCTGCGGGTAATATCGAGGTAAACGGTACCGTGGAAAAGGCGGATCTGGACGCCGAGGGTGATATCATTGTCCACCAGGGTGTTACCGGACGGGGTAAGGAAATTATCCGGGCAGGGAAGTCCCTGATGGCCCGGTTTATTGAAAATACGATGATCGAAGCGGGGGATTCGGTAATAGCTTCCGATGGTATTATCAATTCCCGGGTGGACGCCGGTAAGCGGATCATCTGCCAGGGCAAGCGGGCCACCATTGTGGGGGGCCGGCTGCGGGCCGGTGAGGAGATCAACGCCAAGGTGCTGGGCAGCCCCACGGCGGGTACGGAAACGATCTGCGAAGTGGGGGTGGATCCAAAAACAAAGGAATTACTTTCCCAGCTTGCGGAAAAAAAGGCGGCCCTGGAAAAACAGTTTGAGGACATTAAGCTGAATATACAGACCCTGATCAATATTAAACAACAGCGTAAGTCCCTGCCGGAGGATAAAGAAGCCTATCTCCAGGAACTGGATGAAAAACGGGTGGAAACCATTACGGATATAAAGAAAAACACCGAGGATATTGAAGCAGCCCAGGATTTATTAAACAACCTTCAGGCCCGGGGACGGGTTTCCGCTTCCGCCAAGGTGTATCCCGGGGTTCGGGTGATGATAAAGGATGCCAAGGAAGATGTCCGTACCGAATACCGTGCGGTGACCTTTGTCCTGGAAGATGGTTTAGTTAAAATAACGAAGTACGAAGAACCGGACATGGATGGAATGCGGGGTCTCGATGGCAATTAA
- the whiG gene encoding RNA polymerase sigma factor WhiG, translated as MGKVLGNNPTDYALEEKAEEAFWLEYRQKRDPKIREMFIKQYAPLVKYVAGKVAVGMPHNVEFDDLVGFGVFGLLDAIDKFDPEKNVKFKTYAVTRIRGAIFDELRSIDWVPRSVRQKTREVEEAIGSLEAQLGRTATDQEIANSMGLDENEFIKTMMKISGTTMLSLNDVWFSGDENDKVSIGDSIESPSSLNPDVIVEKDEIRRVIVEAIEELPDKEKKILVLYYYEDLTLKEIGQVLEVTESRVSQLHTKAILRLRAKLTNIRKGIV; from the coding sequence ATGGGGAAGGTTCTTGGGAATAATCCTACCGATTATGCCTTGGAAGAAAAGGCGGAAGAGGCGTTTTGGCTGGAATACCGCCAAAAGAGGGATCCGAAGATCCGCGAAATGTTCATTAAGCAATACGCCCCGCTGGTAAAGTATGTTGCCGGTAAAGTTGCTGTCGGTATGCCCCATAATGTTGAATTTGATGATCTCGTAGGGTTCGGTGTCTTCGGCCTTCTGGATGCTATCGACAAATTTGATCCTGAAAAAAATGTAAAGTTTAAGACCTATGCGGTAACCCGCATCCGGGGCGCCATATTTGATGAGCTCCGTTCAATAGACTGGGTTCCCCGGTCTGTTCGCCAGAAAACCCGGGAAGTAGAGGAAGCCATCGGTTCCCTGGAAGCCCAACTGGGAAGAACCGCCACGGACCAGGAAATAGCCAATTCCATGGGTCTGGACGAAAATGAATTCATTAAAACCATGATGAAAATTTCCGGTACCACCATGCTTTCCCTGAACGATGTGTGGTTCTCCGGCGATGAAAATGACAAGGTTTCCATTGGGGACAGCATCGAATCTCCCTCAAGCCTCAACCCGGATGTTATTGTGGAAAAAGATGAGATACGCCGGGTAATTGTGGAGGCCATTGAGGAACTACCGGATAAGGAAAAGAAGATATTGGTCCTCTACTATTACGAGGATCTGACCCTAAAAGAGATCGGCCAGGTTTTGGAAGTAACCGAATCGCGGGTATCCCAGCTGCATACCAAGGCAATCCTGCGCCTCAGGGCAAAACTGACGAATATCCGCAAAGGTATCGTCTGA
- a CDS encoding MinD/ParA family protein: MEDQAEKLREIMRQKKGSGEQGSQDSKERKRARVITITSGKGGVGKTNVSVNMALAYARLGKKVVVMDADLGLANVNVMLNMIPKWNLYHVIRKQKTMKEIMVETEYGISIVAGASGFSKIANLTEDERMNFIDELDTLSSADIIIIDTAAGVSSNVLDFIAAADDAVIITTPEPTAITDAYGIIKIIATEIDSLNMGLKLVVNRVHSVAEAKKVADRMTNIAGQFLNLKVDYLGFIYDDIAVSHAVLRQRPFMVTEPRSRASICIQHIVGRMEKSDIKESAGFSTMMKRFFDRE; the protein is encoded by the coding sequence ATGGAAGATCAGGCTGAAAAATTGCGGGAAATAATGCGGCAAAAGAAGGGGTCCGGAGAACAGGGTTCCCAGGACTCAAAGGAGCGGAAACGCGCCCGGGTTATCACCATTACCAGCGGCAAAGGCGGGGTGGGGAAGACCAATGTTTCGGTAAATATGGCCCTGGCCTATGCCCGGCTGGGGAAAAAGGTGGTTGTCATGGACGCCGACCTGGGGCTGGCCAACGTAAACGTGATGCTCAACATGATCCCCAAATGGAACCTCTACCATGTGATCCGCAAGCAGAAAACCATGAAGGAAATTATGGTAGAAACCGAGTACGGCATTTCCATCGTTGCCGGCGCTTCGGGCTTTTCCAAGATCGCCAACCTCACCGAGGATGAGCGGATGAATTTTATCGATGAACTGGACACCCTGTCCAGTGCGGACATCATCATCATTGATACCGCCGCCGGTGTTTCCAGCAATGTGTTAGACTTCATCGCCGCTGCGGATGACGCGGTGATCATCACCACCCCGGAGCCTACGGCTATTACCGACGCCTACGGTATTATCAAGATCATCGCCACAGAGATTGACAGTCTCAACATGGGGCTTAAACTGGTGGTAAACCGGGTTCATTCCGTGGCGGAGGCGAAGAAGGTGGCGGACCGGATGACCAATATCGCCGGGCAGTTCCTCAACCTCAAGGTGGATTACCTGGGCTTTATCTACGACGATATTGCGGTATCCCATGCGGTACTGCGGCAAAGGCCCTTTATGGTGACCGAGCCCAGGAGCAGGGCTTCCATTTGTATCCAGCATATCGTGGGGCGCATGGAGAAGAGTGATATTAAAGAAAGCGCCGGTTTTTCTACGATGATGAAACGGTTCTTTGATCGGGAATAG
- the flhF gene encoding flagellar biosynthesis protein FlhF: MSVEQFIEQGSTYADCLQKVRLKYGERAKVMNYRTIRIGGIFGGLFARDGVEVTGYISSDLRYAAGAYGVNSVRQSSQMAVQQNLPSQTSQVGLPNQPLDFEEEKKKLLATAAASAKPSDPTLQKLLNEVKTLTEKIDANVHTLRGPQEEHPTLDRLEEVFYQNDFSPAYTKTMLDRVRKEFSLDALEDYDAVQDRVVEWIGETVRIHTDSSNDRPSLPRRGPRILVLVGPTGVGKTTTIAKLAAAYGVDGWGRAPLRVVMITIDGYRIAAKEQLEKYGQIMEIPVSYVNTNDELRKTIAFYQDDADLILVDTIGKSPRDAVKLAEMKQFLEVCGPAAEVHLAMAASTKYSDIREILRQFAPFNYQSVVITKLDETVRVGNVISALFADGKEAAYITDGQPVDKHIHRASVVRFLINLEGFRIDRDKIEQKFPPSGEK, translated from the coding sequence GTGTCTGTGGAACAATTTATAGAACAGGGCTCAACCTACGCTGACTGTTTGCAAAAGGTACGTTTGAAATACGGGGAAAGGGCCAAGGTGATGAACTACCGGACTATCCGGATAGGGGGAATTTTTGGCGGCCTCTTTGCCCGGGACGGAGTGGAAGTTACGGGCTATATTTCCTCGGATCTCCGCTATGCCGCCGGCGCTTACGGCGTAAACTCAGTTCGGCAGTCTTCTCAAATGGCGGTTCAACAAAATCTGCCTAGCCAGACTAGCCAGGTTGGTTTACCCAATCAACCCCTGGATTTTGAGGAAGAGAAGAAAAAACTGCTCGCCACTGCGGCGGCTTCTGCGAAACCGTCCGATCCTACCCTGCAGAAACTGCTCAACGAGGTTAAGACCCTTACGGAAAAGATCGACGCCAATGTCCACACCCTGAGAGGACCCCAGGAGGAGCATCCCACCCTGGACCGCTTGGAGGAAGTTTTCTACCAGAACGATTTTTCCCCCGCCTATACCAAGACCATGTTGGACCGGGTGCGGAAGGAATTTTCCCTGGATGCGCTGGAAGACTATGACGCAGTCCAGGACAGGGTAGTTGAATGGATAGGGGAAACCGTCAGGATACATACCGATAGTTCCAACGACCGGCCCTCACTCCCGCGCCGGGGACCCCGGATACTGGTACTGGTGGGCCCCACCGGGGTTGGAAAGACCACCACCATCGCCAAACTGGCCGCCGCCTATGGGGTGGACGGCTGGGGACGGGCGCCCCTCCGGGTGGTGATGATCACCATCGACGGATACCGTATCGCCGCCAAGGAGCAGCTTGAAAAGTACGGACAGATCATGGAGATCCCCGTATCCTACGTGAATACCAACGATGAACTCCGGAAGACCATCGCCTTCTACCAGGATGACGCCGACCTGATACTGGTTGATACCATCGGCAAGAGCCCCCGGGATGCGGTAAAACTCGCGGAGATGAAGCAGTTCCTGGAGGTCTGCGGACCCGCCGCGGAGGTACACCTGGCCATGGCTGCCAGCACCAAGTACAGCGATATCCGGGAGATACTCCGGCAATTTGCCCCATTCAACTACCAATCGGTGGTGATCACCAAGCTGGATGAAACCGTCCGTGTGGGGAATGTGATCAGCGCCCTGTTTGCGGACGGGAAAGAGGCGGCCTATATCACCGATGGCCAGCCGGTCGACAAGCATATACATCGGGCCAGTGTGGTCCGGTTTTTAATCAACCTTGAGGGGTTCCGGATCGACCGGGATAAAATCGAACAGAAATTTCCCCCCTCCGGAGAAAAGTAA
- the flhA gene encoding flagellar biosynthesis protein FlhA — protein MSDQSGAARKTFFGNSTELVMAVAVVAVVMMLIIPLPTILLDALMAMNLVLALLILLIVLYTRKATDFSIFPTILLVSTVFSLALNVSSTRLILTQGTAFNGRMVRAFSSFVVGSGGTEGLVVGFVIFIIIIAVQAVVITKGATRIAEVAARFALDALPGKQMAIEAEYNSQAITEEEAIARKNDLQREVDFYGAMDGSSKFISGNVKVGILITVVNVIGGIVIGALIHGEPISVAISTYIAFSIGDGLLSQFPALLISTATGIIVTRSVSNGTFGEDVSEQFSRDARIYWIGAGVLGGFALLPGFPWYVLIPMAALLVVLAVRLGRRKTKRDTAAAKTAEAKKSKPETEDMSPIVPLDPLSLELGYGLIPLVDREKGAELLERVHRIRRESGLDLGLVIPRIRIIDNIRLEPSEYCFKIQGVDVGRGKIRMGYYLCINPGGVKDELPGEKTRDPTFGLPALWVNEDKRDEAERAGYTVVDPPSIIATHLTDIIKRHAAEILGRQDTQEILDTLKKDYPAVVEETQKVLSLGEIQKVLQALLREQVSIRNMVAILEALADYGQAAKAAKNMQFLNEKARQALSRQICLQYATDDRVLRVLTISQSLEQKILDSSVETASGIMSAMDPSTRISWIKALSRSVAAVQDQGWYPIILCSEAARYLVKSSTERELPDLVVLSVPEVVADVTVEAVGEISVESEEKVKV, from the coding sequence ATGTCTGACCAAAGCGGCGCGGCGCGGAAAACCTTTTTTGGGAACAGCACGGAACTCGTCATGGCGGTGGCGGTTGTGGCGGTGGTAATGATGCTGATCATCCCCCTGCCCACGATACTTCTGGACGCCCTGATGGCCATGAACCTGGTTCTGGCCCTGCTGATCCTCCTTATCGTCCTCTATACCCGGAAGGCCACGGACTTCAGCATCTTCCCAACGATACTGTTGGTGTCAACCGTGTTCAGCCTGGCTTTGAACGTCTCCTCCACCCGGCTCATCCTGACCCAGGGTACCGCTTTCAACGGCCGCATGGTCCGGGCCTTCTCGTCCTTCGTGGTTGGCTCCGGCGGTACCGAAGGTCTGGTGGTAGGCTTTGTTATCTTTATTATCATCATCGCGGTGCAGGCGGTGGTTATCACCAAGGGCGCCACCCGTATCGCGGAAGTGGCCGCCCGGTTTGCCCTGGACGCTCTGCCGGGGAAACAGATGGCTATTGAAGCGGAGTACAACTCCCAGGCTATCACCGAGGAAGAGGCCATAGCCCGGAAGAACGATCTCCAGCGGGAGGTTGACTTCTACGGCGCCATGGACGGTTCCAGTAAGTTTATCTCCGGAAACGTTAAGGTGGGCATACTCATCACGGTGGTGAATGTCATTGGGGGCATCGTCATCGGCGCCCTGATCCACGGCGAACCCATTAGCGTGGCCATCAGCACCTATATCGCCTTCTCCATCGGGGATGGTCTGTTATCCCAGTTTCCCGCCCTGCTCATTTCCACCGCCACGGGTATCATTGTTACCCGGTCGGTTTCCAACGGCACCTTTGGGGAGGATGTTTCGGAACAGTTCTCCCGGGACGCCCGGATCTACTGGATAGGCGCAGGCGTCCTTGGGGGTTTTGCCCTGCTGCCGGGCTTCCCCTGGTACGTGCTCATTCCCATGGCCGCCCTCCTGGTGGTATTAGCGGTACGCCTGGGCCGACGGAAGACTAAGCGGGATACTGCGGCGGCAAAAACCGCGGAGGCCAAGAAGTCCAAGCCTGAGACCGAAGATATGTCCCCCATAGTGCCCCTGGACCCCCTGTCCCTGGAACTTGGCTACGGACTCATTCCCCTGGTAGACCGGGAGAAGGGGGCGGAGCTCCTGGAACGGGTCCACCGGATCCGCCGGGAATCCGGGCTGGACCTGGGGCTGGTTATTCCCCGGATACGGATCATCGACAATATACGGCTGGAACCTTCGGAGTACTGTTTTAAGATCCAGGGTGTGGACGTGGGCCGGGGCAAGATACGCATGGGGTACTACCTCTGCATCAATCCCGGGGGGGTGAAGGACGAGCTGCCCGGTGAAAAAACCCGGGACCCCACCTTCGGTCTTCCGGCCCTCTGGGTAAACGAGGATAAACGGGATGAGGCGGAACGGGCGGGTTATACCGTGGTGGATCCTCCCTCGATTATCGCCACCCATTTAACGGACATCATCAAGCGCCATGCCGCGGAGATCCTGGGCCGTCAGGATACCCAGGAGATTCTGGACACCCTTAAGAAAGACTACCCCGCGGTGGTGGAAGAGACCCAGAAGGTACTCAGCCTTGGGGAAATTCAGAAGGTACTGCAGGCATTGCTCCGGGAACAGGTTTCCATCCGCAATATGGTGGCCATTCTGGAGGCCCTGGCGGATTACGGCCAGGCGGCCAAGGCAGCCAAAAATATGCAGTTCCTCAACGAAAAGGCCCGGCAGGCCCTAAGCCGGCAGATATGTTTGCAGTACGCCACCGATGACCGGGTGCTTCGGGTGCTTACCATAAGCCAGAGCCTGGAGCAGAAGATCCTGGATAGTTCCGTGGAAACCGCCTCGGGTATCATGTCCGCCATGGACCCCTCCACCAGGATTAGCTGGATAAAGGCCCTTTCCCGGTCGGTGGCTGCGGTACAGGACCAGGGCTGGTACCCCATTATCCTCTGTTCTGAGGCGGCCCGGTATCTGGTTAAGTCCTCCACAGAACGGGAGCTGCCGGATCTGGTGGTACTTTCGGTACCCGAGGTGGTGGCCGATGTTACCGTGGAAGCGGTTGGAGAAATCAGCGTGGAAAGTGAAGAAAAGGTGAAGGTTTAA
- the flhB gene encoding flagellar biosynthesis protein FlhB: MRKHFDDALEAALNRPEDLLVIDLQWFAAEDEGRTEEPTEYKIQKAREEGRVAKSQELVGALGLLLPALTIFFLAPSMLRTCVEMLRFYFLRASELDPIKDRVVAVAFFNYLTRLALPIVLVAMGAAIFSNVVQTGFLFTTKPLTPDFSKVVPRLGRYFQKTLFSMEGLFNIAKSIVKMAIIGAVAFFLIRSEIKQLANLQTARLWLGVTTVSSLAIRMLIISALLLLLLSIPDMLFQRWQYRESLKMSKQEVKEERKMYEGDPMIKSRLRQRMRELMNRNIAITVPQADVVIANPTHFAVALEYKPGMDGPMVSAKGEDELALRIRRIAEDNDVPVVENKPLARALYAEAEVGEIIPETYYRAVADVLAHVYRLNEDRRRNAGLGA; the protein is encoded by the coding sequence ATGAGAAAGCACTTTGACGATGCATTGGAAGCAGCCCTCAATCGACCGGAGGATCTACTGGTCATCGACTTACAGTGGTTTGCCGCAGAGGATGAGGGGCGTACCGAGGAACCCACCGAATATAAGATACAGAAAGCCCGGGAGGAGGGGCGGGTCGCCAAGAGCCAGGAGCTTGTCGGCGCACTGGGCCTGCTCCTGCCGGCGCTTACTATTTTTTTCCTGGCCCCCTCCATGCTCAGGACCTGCGTAGAAATGCTGCGTTTTTACTTTCTCCGGGCCTCCGAACTGGACCCCATAAAGGACCGGGTGGTGGCGGTAGCCTTTTTTAACTACCTGACCCGGCTGGCCCTGCCCATTGTGTTGGTGGCCATGGGGGCGGCGATTTTTTCCAATGTGGTGCAGACCGGTTTTCTCTTTACCACCAAGCCCCTGACCCCGGACTTTTCCAAGGTAGTGCCCCGGCTGGGCCGTTACTTTCAGAAGACCCTCTTCTCTATGGAGGGGCTTTTTAATATCGCCAAGTCCATCGTTAAGATGGCTATCATCGGCGCGGTGGCCTTTTTTCTGATCCGTTCGGAGATCAAACAACTGGCGAACCTCCAAACCGCCAGGCTCTGGTTAGGGGTGACCACCGTGTCGTCCCTGGCCATCAGGATGCTTATCATTTCAGCGTTACTGCTGCTCCTCCTTTCCATACCGGATATGCTCTTCCAGCGCTGGCAGTACCGGGAATCCCTGAAGATGTCCAAGCAGGAAGTGAAGGAAGAACGGAAGATGTACGAAGGGGACCCGATGATCAAGTCCCGGCTGCGGCAAAGAATGCGTGAACTGATGAACCGGAATATTGCCATTACGGTTCCCCAGGCGGATGTGGTTATCGCCAACCCGACCCACTTTGCGGTGGCCCTGGAGTATAAGCCGGGAATGGACGGCCCCATGGTGAGCGCCAAGGGGGAGGACGAACTGGCCCTGCGGATCCGCCGCATAGCTGAGGACAACGATGTACCGGTGGTGGAAAACAAACCCCTGGCCCGGGCGCTCTACGCGGAGGCCGAGGTGGGGGAAATCATACCGGAAACCTATTACCGGGCCGTGGCGGATGTATTAGCCCACGTGTACCGGCTGAACGAAGACCGGCGCAGAAACGCCGGCCTTGGGGCATAA
- the fliR gene encoding flagellar biosynthetic protein FliR, which yields MIEAQFLNEILAGAPAFLLIAVRALAMIETAPLLSSDGIPQIAKIALAGFAAFTAFPTALAAGWNLAPFGLYFVFLLIGEAIVGIIIGFYLTLIFSAFSTAGQFFSLQMGFGASETFDPLSQIENPLMGQYLNLVAMLVFLSIGGFSELFLGGFWRSIQSISAYSLVMGREAVVETLLTGLTKVFMDAIVISMPILGTLFLTSLSTGLISKAAPQINILTEGFPISITVAFVLIMATMPFMTEAFARVVDMGFQNIESLYIRIGTQLGEPLGGGL from the coding sequence GTGATTGAGGCGCAGTTCCTTAACGAAATTTTAGCCGGCGCGCCGGCGTTTCTCCTGATTGCCGTCCGGGCTCTGGCGATGATCGAAACTGCACCGCTGCTGTCTTCGGACGGCATACCCCAGATTGCCAAGATCGCCCTGGCGGGATTTGCCGCCTTTACCGCCTTTCCCACCGCCCTTGCCGCGGGCTGGAATCTTGCGCCCTTCGGTCTGTACTTTGTGTTTCTCCTTATTGGGGAGGCCATCGTGGGGATCATCATCGGGTTCTACCTTACCCTGATCTTCTCCGCCTTCTCCACGGCGGGCCAGTTCTTTTCCCTCCAGATGGGGTTCGGCGCCTCTGAAACCTTCGACCCCCTATCGCAGATTGAAAACCCCCTGATGGGCCAGTACCTGAACCTGGTGGCCATGCTGGTATTTCTTTCCATAGGCGGCTTTTCCGAACTGTTCCTGGGCGGGTTTTGGCGTTCCATCCAGTCGATCAGCGCCTATTCTCTGGTTATGGGCCGTGAAGCGGTGGTAGAAACCCTCCTGACCGGGCTTACCAAGGTGTTTATGGACGCCATTGTGATCAGTATGCCCATACTGGGGACCCTCTTCCTTACCTCACTGTCCACGGGGCTTATCTCCAAAGCGGCCCCGCAGATCAATATCCTTACCGAAGGTTTCCCCATATCAATCACCGTGGCCTTCGTACTTATCATGGCCACCATGCCCTTCATGACCGAAGCCTTTGCCCGGGTAGTGGACATGGGTTTCCAAAACATCGAGTCCCTCTACATACGGATTGGGACCCAGCTCGGCGAACCGCTTGGAGGGGGCCTATGA
- the fliQ gene encoding flagellar biosynthesis protein FliQ: protein MSIGDITALLRGGIFETLLLAAPLLFSALIVGLIVAILQATTSIQEQTLTFVPKVLTILLVLGLLGGWMFTSLGDYTVQLFRMIPAMAR from the coding sequence ATGAGCATAGGTGATATTACGGCCCTTCTGCGGGGGGGTATATTTGAGACCCTGCTTTTGGCGGCGCCGCTTTTGTTCTCCGCCCTTATCGTGGGCCTGATAGTAGCGATACTGCAGGCTACCACCTCTATCCAGGAGCAGACCCTGACCTTTGTACCAAAGGTGTTGACCATACTCCTGGTGCTGGGCCTTTTGGGGGGCTGGATGTTTACTTCCCTGGGGGATTACACGGTGCAGTTATTCAGGATGATTCCTGCTATGGCGCGCTGA
- the fliP gene encoding flagellar type III secretion system pore protein FliP (The bacterial flagellar biogenesis protein FliP forms a type III secretion system (T3SS)-type pore required for flagellar assembly.), producing MSRLTVFAGTLFLLAVFAPLPAAAQTTPFPFPDLSTPGTMAIPAAPADPVIPFIDLTIRNPESGQEVAFSLQLLLLLTALSLAPSIIILTTSFLRISIVLDFIKRALSLQQVPPNQVILGISLFLTAFIMWPTFDEIYQNSFQPLQQGNISVQEAYRGAEAPLRIFMYRQMQGNPGNIRLFMAMRGLDRPNTLADVPTYVLIPAFILNELTVAFKIGILLFIPFIVIDMVVASALMSMGMIMLPPVMISMPFKLILFILVDGWGLLTDQIVRSFG from the coding sequence ATGAGCCGCCTGACTGTTTTTGCGGGAACCCTGTTCCTGCTGGCTGTTTTTGCGCCCCTCCCGGCAGCGGCCCAGACCACGCCCTTTCCCTTTCCGGACCTTTCCACACCGGGAACCATGGCTATTCCCGCGGCGCCCGCAGACCCGGTGATTCCCTTTATCGATCTTACTATACGGAACCCCGAATCGGGGCAGGAAGTAGCCTTTTCCCTCCAGCTTCTGTTGCTGCTCACCGCCCTCTCACTGGCGCCGAGTATCATCATACTTACCACGAGTTTTCTGCGGATATCCATAGTCCTGGACTTTATTAAACGGGCCCTTTCCCTGCAGCAGGTACCCCCAAACCAGGTGATCCTGGGAATTTCCCTTTTCCTCACCGCATTTATCATGTGGCCCACCTTTGACGAGATCTATCAGAATAGTTTTCAGCCCCTCCAGCAGGGAAACATCTCGGTGCAGGAAGCGTACCGGGGCGCCGAGGCTCCGCTGCGTATCTTCATGTACCGCCAGATGCAGGGCAACCCCGGCAATATCCGGCTCTTTATGGCCATGCGGGGGCTGGACCGCCCGAATACCCTGGCAGATGTCCCCACCTATGTGTTGATTCCCGCATTCATTCTCAATGAATTAACCGTAGCCTTTAAGATAGGCATATTGTTGTTTATTCCATTTATCGTGATCGATATGGTGGTGGCCAGCGCGCTCATGTCCATGGGTATGATCATGCTGCCCCCGGTAATGATTTCCATGCCCTTTAAGCTGATCCTCTTTATTCTGGTGGACGGCTGGGGGCTTTTGACGGACCAGATAGTCCGTTCCTTCGGATAG